A genomic segment from Corylus avellana chromosome ca5, CavTom2PMs-1.0 encodes:
- the LOC132181823 gene encoding uncharacterized protein LOC132181823 produces MGVWWDAFAQQEVLGKGILCPLTCLFCVLRFLGSNSIRRNEMDYLGEVATSQRGPRLNHLFFVDNSLLFCKAISHDWKCLAFILECYENVSRQRLNRDKTVVFFSRNTSADAQALILNLTGVPSSQQYDHYLGLPALVGKSHVREFQHITDRARKRILDWKVKFPSQAGKDIKAVLQAIPTYIMSILLLPKKLCNDLIGLMQQFWWGHKNDEKKIH; encoded by the coding sequence ATGGGTGTCTGGTGGGATGCTTTTGCCCAGCAAGAGGTATtaggcaaggggatcctctgTCCCCTTACCTGTTTATTCTGTGTGCTAAGGTTCTTGGGTTCCAACTCCATCAGGCGGAATGAAATGGATTATCTTGGGGAGGTCGCAACCTCTCAAAGAGGACCCCGTTtgaaccatttattttttgtagacAACAGTCTCCTTTTCTGCAAGGCTATCTCACATGATTGGAAGTGCCTTGCCTTTATATTGGAATGTTATGAAAATGTTTCAAGGCAAAGGTTAAACAGAGACAAGACGGTAGTCTTTTTTAGTAGAAATACTAGTGCCGATGCTCAGGCTCTTATTCTAAATCTGACGGGTGTTCCATCCTCGCAACAGTATGATCACTATTTGGGGCTGCCGGCTTTGGTTGGTAAATCCCATGTTAGGGAATTTCAACATATTACTGATAGGGCAAGGAAAAGAATTTTAGATTGGAAGGTGAAATTTCCTTCACAAGCTGGGAAAGATATTAAAGCTGTTCTTCAAGCAATTCCTACTTACATCATGAGTATTTTATTGCTCCCAAAGAAGCTATGTAATGATCTCATTGGTCTTATGCAACAGTTTTGGTGGGGCCACAAGAACGATGAGAAGAAAATACATTAG
- the LOC132181822 gene encoding uncharacterized protein LOC132181822 translates to MKPQGNFTEESYDPEDHEIEKALLDLGTGVNFLPYFVYLQLGLGELKPTKVILQLADRSVKKPREIIEDVIIRVDKFYFLVDFIVLNTKPVPNPDKLIPIILGCPFLAMANACMNCRTGVMQISFRNIKVRLNIFNAFQHPPDENECFFLDIVEETIEDSLLCLLAKDRLEACLTHFSRDEFDTQQYVDEVNTLLDNATTIDFPPWRVPREPVPLTSSTSPIPSLESPPKLELKPLPDKLKYAFLGFNDTLPVIIASSL, encoded by the exons ATGAAGCCTCAAGGGAATTTTACGGAGGAATCTTACGAcccag AAGACCACGAGATTGAGAAAGCCCTCCTTGATCTAGGAACTGGTGTGAATTTCCTACCTTACTTTGTGTATCTGCAACTGGGCCTAGGAGAGTTGAAACCCACAAAGGTTATCTTGCAACTAGCTGATCGATCTGTAAAGAAACCCCGTGAAATCATTGAAGATGTTATCATCagggtggacaagttctacttcCTAGTAGACTTCATAGTTCTCAACACAAAACCTGTCCCCAATCCCGATAAACTAATCCCTATAATCCTCGGATGTCCTTTCTTAGCCATGGCTAATGCGTGCATGAACTGTAGGACTGGAGTGATGCAGATATCTTTTAGGAATATTAAAGTGAGGTTGAACATCTTCAACGCTTTCCAACACCCACCAGATGAGAATGAGTGTTTCTTCTTGGACATCGTCGAAGAAACTATTGAAGACTCACTCCTTTGCCTTTTGGCAAAAGATCGTTTGGAGGCATGCCTGACTCACTTTAGCAGGGATGAATTTGATACACAGCAATACGTCGACGAGGTTAACACCTTGCTCGACAATGCTACCACCATAGACTTTCCACCTTGGAGAGTACCGAGAGAGCCTGTGCCTCTGACTTCCAGCACTTCTCCCATTCCTTCTCTGGAGTCCCCACCAAAACTTGAGTTAAAACCACTCCCTGATAAGCTCAAGTACGCCTTCTTAGGTTTTAATGACACTCTCCCAGTCATCATTGCTTCAAGTTTATAG